A genome region from Sceloporus undulatus isolate JIND9_A2432 ecotype Alabama chromosome 1, SceUnd_v1.1, whole genome shotgun sequence includes the following:
- the LOC121919740 gene encoding interferon-induced transmembrane protein 1-like: MASGAQFPFPPQGNGALPRYEQLKDEHDLGVLSPVPAPAAAPQGPGAPLGSATVIHVPSPVFVAPARDHLPWSLFSTIYLNFCCLGFMALVFSVKARDRKMLGDHSGAGSYGSTAKCLNITALLLSLLSVIVLIILVTTEGITIAYWP, translated from the exons ATGGCCAGTGGCGCCCagttccccttccctccccaagGCAATGGGGCCCTGCCCCGCTACGAGCAGCTGAAGGACGAGCACGACCTGGGGGTGCTGAGCCCCGTCCCGGCCCCCGCTGCCGCCCCCCAAGGCCCCGGGGCCCCCCTGGGCTCCGCCACCGTCATCCACGTGCCCAGCCCGGTCTTCGTGGCGCCCGCCCGCGACCACCTGCCCTGGTCCCTCTTCAGCACCATCTACCTCAACTTCTGCTGCCTGGGCTTCATGGCCCTGGTCTTCTCCGTCAAG GCAAGAGATCGCAAAATGCTTGGTGACCACAGTGGAGCAGGGAGCTACGGTTCTACTGCCAAGTGCCTGAACATCACAGCTCTGCTGCTGAGTCTCCTGTCAGTCATTGTTCTTATCATCCTTGTAACCACAGAGGGTATTACCATTGCATATTGGCCATAG